The following are encoded together in the Aerococcus mictus genome:
- a CDS encoding HAD family hydrolase — translation MQAVLFDMDGVLVDSEYTYLETKTQMLRDRGIDKDESYQYQFMGTTHEHMWQVMKDECQLPESVTFYIQEMNQRRHEMIARDGVKAIKGVVDFVKALHGAGIPLAVASSSPRAEIEQFMEELGLDGCFQVYVSGEEVDHSKPTPDIFIEAARQLGVSPKACIVFEDTKNGSLSTHRAGAYTIGFENPDYPSQDLSAADEIISDFSKINLADFLKDFEQK, via the coding sequence ATGCAGGCAGTACTATTTGATATGGATGGGGTCCTGGTTGACTCCGAATATACCTACCTAGAAACCAAGACGCAAATGCTCCGCGACAGGGGGATTGATAAAGATGAAAGTTACCAATATCAATTTATGGGAACCACTCATGAACACATGTGGCAAGTGATGAAAGACGAATGCCAATTACCCGAGAGTGTGACTTTTTACATCCAAGAAATGAATCAAAGACGTCATGAAATGATTGCTCGTGATGGGGTCAAAGCGATAAAGGGTGTAGTCGACTTTGTCAAAGCCTTGCATGGAGCGGGTATTCCCCTAGCTGTGGCCTCTTCTTCGCCGCGGGCCGAAATCGAACAATTTATGGAAGAATTGGGCCTGGATGGTTGTTTTCAGGTCTATGTGAGCGGGGAAGAAGTCGACCATTCTAAGCCGACTCCCGATATTTTTATCGAAGCAGCTCGCCAACTTGGGGTTTCACCCAAAGCCTGCATCGTTTTTGAAGATACTAAAAATGGTAGCCTGTCCACCCACCGTGCCGGCGCCTATACCATTGGCTTTGAAAATCCTGACTATCCTAGCCAAGATTTATCCGCTGCAGACGAAATTATTTCTGATTTTTCTAAAATAAATTTAGCTGACTTTCTCAAAGACTTTGAACAAAAGTAA
- the rpiA gene encoding ribose-5-phosphate isomerase RpiA codes for MDNKELVGRQAAYLVEDHTVVGLGTGSTAWYFIDELGKRVQEEGLSLKAVSSSIKSIDQAKALGIEVLPIDQVQAVDLTIDGVDEFTDDFDGIKGGGGALLEEKIVATYSKRIIWVAEERKHVKKLGAFPLAVEVIKNGHQHLFKHFEDKGYQPTMRKTENGDLFHTDNDNYIIDLHLEVIEDPKALADELIHLVGVVEHGLFLGMTEDVLLAQDGEVYFASGRDFPKQH; via the coding sequence ATGGATAATAAAGAATTAGTTGGTCGTCAAGCCGCTTACTTAGTGGAAGATCATACCGTTGTGGGACTTGGTACCGGGTCAACGGCCTGGTACTTTATCGATGAATTAGGTAAACGGGTTCAAGAGGAAGGCCTAAGCTTGAAGGCGGTCTCTTCTTCCATCAAATCGATCGACCAAGCCAAGGCCTTGGGGATTGAGGTCTTGCCGATTGACCAGGTCCAAGCGGTCGACTTAACCATTGATGGGGTGGATGAATTTACCGATGATTTTGATGGCATTAAAGGTGGCGGCGGCGCCCTCTTAGAAGAAAAGATCGTGGCTACTTACAGTAAACGGATTATCTGGGTGGCAGAAGAACGCAAACATGTCAAAAAATTAGGCGCCTTTCCCCTAGCGGTCGAAGTGATTAAAAACGGTCACCAACACCTCTTCAAGCACTTTGAAGACAAGGGTTACCAACCTACTATGCGGAAAACGGAAAATGGTGACCTCTTCCATACCGATAATGATAACTATATTATTGACCTCCATCTAGAAGTGATCGAGGATCCTAAAGCCCTAGCAGATGAATTGATTCATTTAGTCGGTGTGGTGGAACACGGGCTCTTCTTAGGCATGACGGAAGATGTTTTACTGGCCCAAGACGGTGAAGTTTACTTTGCATCGGGACGCGACTTCCCCAAACAACACTAG
- a CDS encoding HAD family hydrolase — protein MIQAVGWDLDDTLYDRNLPYLAVYQYMEENVVETGIDFDTFNYFYQMNSDIEFRRYTDGRASVDQYRNNRVLMTYAQFGYTIKKKDAILFNQKYEEAKEGIVLRPGAKACLDLLRDAGVQKFLLTNGPAQQAHKIDLLGLEDYFGEENTFISSQLGTAKPALEIFQKVEERLDLNPATSLYIGDNYEADMLGASNAGWQGLFLNVHHKEAADIDEQFVTCQDMEEVYDFFSQAEFN, from the coding sequence TACCCTATTTAGCCGTTTACCAGTATATGGAAGAAAACGTGGTGGAGACTGGGATTGATTTTGACACCTTTAACTATTTCTATCAAATGAATAGTGACATTGAATTTCGTCGTTATACGGACGGCCGGGCTTCGGTGGACCAATATCGTAATAACCGGGTCTTGATGACTTATGCTCAGTTTGGTTACACCATTAAGAAGAAGGATGCCATCCTCTTTAATCAAAAATACGAAGAAGCCAAGGAAGGTATCGTCTTACGTCCAGGGGCCAAAGCGTGCTTAGACCTTTTACGAGACGCGGGCGTGCAAAAGTTTCTTTTGACCAACGGACCGGCCCAACAAGCCCATAAGATTGACTTATTAGGTCTAGAAGACTATTTTGGTGAGGAGAATACCTTCATCTCCAGTCAGTTAGGAACCGCTAAACCGGCATTGGAAATTTTCCAAAAGGTAGAAGAGCGTTTAGATTTAAATCCAGCCACTAGCCTTTATATTGGCGATAATTATGAAGCCGATATGTTAGGGGCTTCCAATGCCGGCTGGCAGGGACTGTTTTTAAATGTTCACCACAAGGAAGCAGCCGATATTGATGAGCAGTTTGTGACTTGTCAGGACATGGAAGAGGTCTATGACTTTTTCAGTCAAGCAGAATTCAATTAA